A segment of the Sanyastnella coralliicola genome:
CTTCCATGACCTTCCACTTGATGGTCTTTGGAAAAGGCGTTGGGATAGATGAGTACTTCCGTCAGGTTAGGATACTTGCTTACCCCTAAACGAAAAACGGGGATGATCGCTGCTGCAGCGACCATCACCCGATCTTTATCTTCAACTTGAGTCGATACGCCTGTAATCTTGATATCATCAAGAAATTCAAGCATGGAACGCTCAAAGCGTGTTTTCTCTTCCGCCGTTAAGCGAGAGTAAAATGAAATCTCGTCATCGAGTATCTCCCGCCATTCCGCTGGAAATGGTTTGTTGGACATCTTTTGTGCCTTTTTCTTTCGAGCAGAAAAGATGAATTGCCAGCCGATAAAGCCCAGCACCAATACTGCGATGACAACACCGACCATCAGTCAGTTGGGATAACGTCAAGCAGCTCAACAGTGAACACCAACGTGCTGTACGCAGGGATACGTCCACCAGGTCCTGGACGGCTTCCGTACCCAAGGTTGTATGGGATGTAGAATTCAGTCTTTCCACCCACTTTCATGGTCTGCAGACCTTCTGTCCAACCCTTGATAACACCGTTCAAGAAGAACGATGCAGGAGATCCTTTTTTATAGCTGCTATCGAAGATGCTTCCATCAATAAGACGCCCTTCGTAGTTCACCGTAACTTTGTCATTGGCATCTGGTGAAGCTCCTGTTCCTTCAGTAACTACTTTGTACTGCAGTCCACTTGGGGTTTCGATAACCCCTTCGTTTAGCTTGTTCGCTTCGAGGTAAGCCAATCCTTCAGCTTTCTTTTTCTCTTCAACAGCAGCTTTTGCAGCGATCATTTCTTGACGAATGAAGTTCTCAGATGCAGCGAGATCCATCAAAACGGTGCTGTCTGATTGGTCCTGCATTCCTTGCATGAATACTGCAGGGTCAATGTCGTCAAGTCCTTGCTCTTGAAGGTTTTGAGAAATACTCACCCCAAGTGCATAGCTTAACGAGTCTTTTTTCGTGTCGAGTGAAGAGCGACGTTCAACAACTCCTTCGTTTGATTTACATCCTGCAATCAAGGCGATAGCTAGGATAGGAAGAATGATCTTTTTCATGAGTTAACAACTTGGTCACGAGTGAAAACGAGTTCGTTTCCGCTTGAAAGCCTTGGATTAAAAGTATATCCCATCCCGTCGAAGGCTTTCAACTCTTCAGGATCGGTCAAATGGTTGCGCACGATAAAACGAGTCATCGCTCCACGTGCGTGTTTTGCATAAGTCATGAGTGATTTGTATTCACTTCCTTTCAAATCGCGGAAATGGCATGTTATCACTTCACGGTTCAATTTCTTTTGGTCTACTGCCTTGAAGTATTCATTGCTCGCAAGATTGATCAACGGACCTTGATCTTCGTGATTGTTGAGCCATTCTGTGACTGTATCACTCCAGTAAGCGTAGAGGTTCTTGATCTTCGCAGAAATCTCCCAACGTGTTCCCATTTCAAGGCGGTAAGGTTGGATGAGGTCTAGTGGACGAAGGATCCCATACAATCCGCTCAGTATGCACATGTGCTGTTGTGCAAATTCGAATTCCGTTTCGGTCATGGTTTGCGCATTCAAACCACGATAAACTTCTCCTGTAAAGGCAAGCATTGCCTGACGAGAATTTCCAGCGTGGAAGGGGAGACTCCATTCCTGGAAGCGGGCCTTATTCAAGGCTGTGATTTCTGAATTGGCGTTGTACATGGTCTGTAAACGCTTCGCTGAAATGCGTTTCAGCTTATTAACTAGGAATGCTGACTCGTCCTGAAAGAGCGGTTGACTTGCGCTCATGGTAGGCAGGTCAGATTCAAAATCTAGTGTCTTTGCTGGGGAAAGAATAACAAGCATGTCAGTATCTGATTTTTTGGCTGAGGATAAAATTACGAACTCACTTCGCTCGATTCAATTTGATTCCCCTTGGAGTGATGGTGATCTTCTCTTCTTTATACAATTTCCCAACGGCTTGCTTGAAAGTTGTCTTGCTCATACGAAGACGAAGGTTGATTTCCTCCGCCGGAGTGTTGTCCGTAAGTCTGATATAGCCTCTGTGTACTTCGAGCATGTCCATAATCTTCTTGGCAGCTTCTTCAACTTTCTCTCTTCCACTACCATACATGGTAATGCGGAAGTTTCGGCCTTCGTTTTCACGGATGTACCCTACATAGGTGTCTCCACGTCGACATCCAGGGAGCATGTCACTGTCATGAAGAAAGGCAATGTACTTCTGGTCAATCATGACTTTTCGTCCATTGTCTACTTTCTCAATGATGAAGAACTTTACTTTTTCACCCTGCTCATATGGTGGATCATCTTGAGCTAATCGGTAGATCTTACTGCTTCCGAGAAGGCGTTCTTCCATCTCATCATAGATCATGGTCAGGTAGTAGCGATTTCCTGAACGCATCGGTTCAAGTTGCTGGTCTTCGAAGATTGGGAGATCGTCTTCCAATCCGACGTTAGCGAAACCAATTCCATTGGCCACTTCTCCCACGCGTAGGAAGGCGATATCACCCACTTTCACAGCAGGCATTTCTCGCGTGCATTTCCATTCACGTTGACGGTCGGTGTAGATGAATACTTCGACGATATCTCCAGGCTTTTCGCCAGCGTTGATTTCGCGAAGCGGAAGCTCAATCGCACGGCCGAAAGCATCCACATAGGCCATGTTACGCTCGATACGAGCGATTGGCAGATTGTATACTGATCCAGGGGTAACAAACATAAGTGCGCAAAGGTACCGAATTCCAATGTGCGCTTAACAACTGAAATCACTGTATATTCTTATATTTGAGAAACCTGTAACCAAAACCAACAATGAGAGCTATCCTTTCCGCTGGATTATTCGTCCTTTTCGCAGTTTTATCCATTCAAAACGTATCTGCCCAATGTGAAGAGGGCGAAGTAGAAATCTCCATGAACATCTACACAGATGCTTGGGGATACGAGATCTATTGGGAAGTATACCCAGAAGGAAGTACCTGC
Coding sequences within it:
- a CDS encoding FKBP-type peptidyl-prolyl cis-trans isomerase, with product MKKIILPILAIALIAGCKSNEGVVERRSSLDTKKDSLSYALGVSISQNLQEQGLDDIDPAVFMQGMQDQSDSTVLMDLAASENFIRQEMIAAKAAVEEKKKAEGLAYLEANKLNEGVIETPSGLQYKVVTEGTGASPDANDKVTVNYEGRLIDGSIFDSSYKKGSPASFFLNGVIKGWTEGLQTMKVGGKTEFYIPYNLGYGSRPGPGGRIPAYSTLVFTVELLDVIPTD
- the yaaA gene encoding peroxide stress protein YaaA; the protein is MSASQPLFQDESAFLVNKLKRISAKRLQTMYNANSEITALNKARFQEWSLPFHAGNSRQAMLAFTGEVYRGLNAQTMTETEFEFAQQHMCILSGLYGILRPLDLIQPYRLEMGTRWEISAKIKNLYAYWSDTVTEWLNNHEDQGPLINLASNEYFKAVDQKKLNREVITCHFRDLKGSEYKSLMTYAKHARGAMTRFIVRNHLTDPEELKAFDGMGYTFNPRLSSGNELVFTRDQVVNS
- a CDS encoding S1-like domain-containing RNA-binding protein; its protein translation is MFVTPGSVYNLPIARIERNMAYVDAFGRAIELPLREINAGEKPGDIVEVFIYTDRQREWKCTREMPAVKVGDIAFLRVGEVANGIGFANVGLEDDLPIFEDQQLEPMRSGNRYYLTMIYDEMEERLLGSSKIYRLAQDDPPYEQGEKVKFFIIEKVDNGRKVMIDQKYIAFLHDSDMLPGCRRGDTYVGYIRENEGRNFRITMYGSGREKVEEAAKKIMDMLEVHRGYIRLTDNTPAEEINLRLRMSKTTFKQAVGKLYKEEKITITPRGIKLNRAK